One Epidermidibacterium keratini DNA segment encodes these proteins:
- the infC gene encoding translation initiation factor IF-3, with amino-acid sequence MTSTLGGHISVEPRINERIRVPEVRLVGPEGEQVGIVKIEDALRLAQEADLDLVEVAANSRPPVAKLMDYGKFKYEAAQKAREARRNQSMTVIKEMKLRPKIDQHDYETKKGHVVRFLKAGDKVKITIMFRGREQSRPELGFRLLQKLAEDIDEFGFVESQPKLDGRNMIMVVAPHRNTGRKPGKAQEQEQQEQGTA; translated from the coding sequence CTGACAAGCACTCTAGGAGGACACATCAGCGTCGAGCCGCGCATCAACGAGCGCATCCGCGTACCTGAGGTACGCCTCGTCGGCCCCGAAGGGGAACAGGTCGGCATCGTCAAGATCGAAGATGCCCTGCGCCTGGCCCAGGAGGCCGACCTTGACCTGGTCGAGGTAGCCGCCAACAGTCGGCCGCCGGTGGCCAAGCTCATGGACTACGGCAAGTTCAAGTACGAAGCCGCCCAGAAGGCCCGCGAGGCCCGCCGGAACCAGTCCATGACGGTCATCAAAGAGATGAAGCTTCGTCCCAAGATCGACCAGCACGACTACGAGACCAAAAAGGGCCACGTCGTCCGGTTCCTCAAGGCCGGCGACAAGGTCAAGATCACGATCATGTTCCGCGGTCGCGAGCAGTCGCGACCGGAGCTGGGCTTCCGCCTGCTGCAGAAGCTGGCCGAGGACATCGACGAGTTCGGCTTCGTTGAGTCTCAGCCCAAGCTCGATGGACGCAACATGATCATGGTCGTTGCTCCGCACCGCAACACCGGCCGCAAGCCGGGTAAGGCGCAGGAGCAAGAGCAGCAGGAGCAGGGCACCGCCTAG
- a CDS encoding FdrA family protein, producing the protein MTEHIDVRTGVYYDSVTLLRITQAARSAPGVTAAQVAMATELNLDLARGMGFEVPADVTTNDLLITLRGDDQGAIDAGIAALEGALADAAAAGRAAGGLGSGPAPRTVRGAAASHPDAPLALLSVPGQYVLGEAMDAIAAGRHVMIFSDNVPIDDELAIKRAAAQAGVLVMGPDCGTAIVGGVGLGFANVLGEYDGQSVGVIAASGTGAQHVTALLDDAKVDVSHVLGLGGRDLSEQVGGMSALQALQLLGDDPQTDRILVISKPPHPATADKVRAAADQIGKPVTYVLLGPGQPTITDGVGAVLDDLGIAVPAWRTWNEAAASSAPGALRGLYSGGTLADEAMLVASGVLGDIRSNIPLSPELALPADATAAGTPDLTGLGNVVVDLGDDEFTAGRPHPMIDPTVRLDLLAAQAADPEVSVILLDVVLGHSAEADPAARLAPAIADALASAGRPLSVVVALCGTDGDPQGRDRQADALAAAGAAVYTSNAEAAQVAANLAAGRTLEGARA; encoded by the coding sequence ATGACCGAGCACATCGACGTCCGCACCGGCGTCTACTACGACTCCGTGACGCTGTTGCGGATCACCCAGGCCGCCCGCAGCGCGCCGGGAGTCACCGCGGCGCAGGTAGCGATGGCCACCGAGCTCAACCTCGACCTCGCGCGCGGCATGGGCTTCGAGGTTCCCGCCGACGTCACCACCAACGACCTGCTCATCACGCTTCGCGGCGATGACCAAGGTGCGATCGATGCCGGGATCGCCGCCTTGGAAGGCGCCCTCGCTGACGCGGCTGCCGCCGGACGCGCCGCGGGCGGGCTCGGATCCGGGCCCGCCCCGCGCACGGTTCGGGGGGCGGCAGCCTCGCATCCCGATGCACCACTGGCGCTGCTGTCCGTGCCAGGGCAGTACGTCCTCGGCGAGGCGATGGACGCCATCGCGGCCGGTCGGCACGTGATGATCTTCAGCGACAACGTGCCGATCGACGACGAGCTCGCGATCAAGCGGGCGGCCGCGCAGGCCGGCGTACTCGTCATGGGACCGGACTGCGGCACCGCGATCGTCGGGGGCGTCGGGCTCGGTTTTGCCAACGTCCTCGGCGAGTACGACGGCCAGAGCGTGGGAGTGATCGCGGCGTCCGGCACCGGCGCGCAACACGTCACCGCGCTGCTGGATGACGCGAAGGTCGACGTCTCGCACGTGCTCGGGCTCGGTGGTCGCGATCTCTCGGAGCAGGTCGGCGGAATGAGCGCGCTGCAGGCGTTGCAGCTGCTCGGTGATGATCCGCAGACCGACCGCATCCTGGTGATCTCCAAGCCGCCGCACCCCGCGACCGCTGACAAGGTCCGCGCTGCGGCGGATCAGATCGGCAAGCCGGTCACCTATGTCTTGCTGGGTCCCGGCCAGCCGACCATCACCGACGGAGTCGGCGCCGTACTCGACGACCTCGGCATCGCTGTCCCGGCCTGGCGCACCTGGAACGAGGCGGCCGCGAGCTCGGCACCTGGCGCGCTGCGCGGGCTCTACTCCGGCGGCACCCTGGCCGACGAAGCGATGCTGGTCGCCTCCGGCGTACTCGGCGACATCCGCTCCAACATCCCGCTCTCTCCCGAACTCGCGCTGCCGGCCGACGCAACCGCCGCCGGTACGCCGGACCTCACCGGGCTCGGCAACGTCGTGGTCGACCTCGGCGACGACGAGTTCACCGCGGGCCGACCGCACCCGATGATCGACCCGACCGTGCGCCTGGACCTGCTCGCCGCGCAGGCCGCCGACCCGGAGGTCTCGGTGATCCTGCTGGACGTAGTACTCGGCCACAGCGCCGAAGCCGATCCGGCGGCTCGGCTGGCGCCGGCCATCGCCGACGCGCTGGCGAGCGCGGGCCGTCCGTTGTCGGTCGTCGTCGCGTTGTGCGGCACCGACGGAGATCCTCAGGGTCGCGACCGCCAGGCCGACGCGCTGGCCGCTGCCGGCGCCGCCGTCTATACCTCCAACGCCGAGGCCGCGCAGGTCGCCGCCAACCTCGCCGCCGGACGCACTCTCGAAGGAGCACGCGCATGA
- a CDS encoding amidase family protein — protein MTAELTYASAGELVAMMARKEVSAREVLAAHLARVDEVNGDVNAIVTLVPEIAEAMAQRADDAIAEGHVLGPLHGIPMAHKDNHVTAGIRTTFGSRSRADFVPDVTDLTVSRLQEAGCVTIGKTNIPEFVAGGNTFNDVFGPTRNPYDLAVTAGGSSGGAAAALATGMQPLADGNDFGGSLRLPAGYCNVIGLRSSAGRVPVWPAADGLVGLSVHGPMARTVDDIALMMSVIAGPSRLAPNSLDAPGSVFAAALPEDGLAGKKVAFSVDLGGAIPVEPDIAELVRAAARSCADAGADVVEDCVDFSGAAEAFRVLRAWAFEAGMGAHLDEHRDSVRASLYDNMLAGRTLTGPQIGAAALMRTTMYHRMREFLERYDTLLLPVAPLAAFPVDQEYPTEVAGVPQPDYLGWMESAYDVTLSGHPAISMPAGFTPSGTPAGVQFVGRHRDELGLLASAKGFETVTGYAARHPAL, from the coding sequence ATGACCGCCGAGCTCACCTACGCCTCGGCCGGCGAGCTCGTCGCGATGATGGCGCGCAAGGAGGTCTCCGCGCGCGAGGTGCTTGCTGCCCACCTCGCGCGAGTCGACGAGGTCAACGGCGACGTCAACGCGATCGTCACGCTGGTGCCGGAGATCGCCGAGGCGATGGCACAGCGCGCCGACGACGCGATCGCCGAGGGGCACGTGCTCGGTCCGCTGCACGGAATTCCCATGGCACACAAGGACAACCACGTCACGGCGGGTATCCGTACGACGTTTGGGTCGCGCTCACGCGCCGACTTCGTCCCGGACGTCACCGACCTCACCGTCTCGCGGTTGCAGGAGGCCGGGTGCGTGACGATCGGCAAGACCAACATTCCGGAGTTCGTCGCGGGCGGTAACACGTTCAACGATGTCTTCGGGCCGACGCGTAATCCCTATGACCTCGCGGTGACCGCCGGCGGGTCGTCGGGCGGGGCCGCTGCCGCGCTGGCCACCGGCATGCAGCCGCTGGCCGACGGCAACGACTTCGGTGGTTCGCTGCGATTGCCGGCCGGCTACTGCAACGTCATCGGCCTGCGCTCGAGCGCGGGCCGGGTCCCGGTGTGGCCCGCGGCTGACGGGCTGGTCGGGCTCAGCGTGCACGGCCCGATGGCCCGCACGGTCGACGACATCGCGCTGATGATGTCGGTGATCGCCGGCCCGTCTCGCCTTGCTCCTAACTCCCTCGATGCCCCCGGTTCGGTCTTCGCCGCCGCGCTGCCCGAGGACGGGCTTGCCGGCAAGAAGGTCGCGTTCTCGGTCGATCTCGGCGGCGCGATCCCGGTGGAGCCGGACATCGCCGAACTGGTTCGCGCCGCCGCCCGCTCGTGTGCCGACGCCGGCGCTGACGTGGTCGAGGACTGTGTCGACTTCTCCGGCGCCGCAGAGGCTTTTCGGGTGCTGCGCGCCTGGGCGTTCGAGGCTGGGATGGGCGCTCATCTAGACGAGCATCGCGACTCGGTACGCGCGAGCCTGTACGACAACATGCTCGCCGGGCGCACTCTCACCGGACCGCAGATCGGCGCAGCGGCGCTGATGCGTACGACGATGTACCACCGGATGCGCGAGTTCCTGGAGCGCTACGACACGCTGCTGCTTCCGGTCGCCCCGCTCGCCGCGTTCCCCGTCGATCAGGAGTACCCGACCGAGGTCGCCGGCGTACCGCAGCCGGACTACCTGGGCTGGATGGAGTCGGCGTACGACGTGACCTTGAGCGGTCATCCGGCGATCTCCATGCCAGCTGGCTTCACCCCGTCCGGTACGCCGGCCGGCGTCCAGTTTGTGGGCCGGCACCGCGACGAGCTGGGCCTGCTCGCTAGCGCCAAAGGCTTCGAGACCGTCACCGGCTACGCCGCGCGCCACCCGGCGCTCTAG
- the rpmI gene encoding 50S ribosomal protein L35 yields MPKQKTHKGTAKRVRVTGSGKLVRERSNRQHKFEYKTSKRKRRLDGIEVLSPADTKRIKKLLAK; encoded by the coding sequence ATGCCAAAGCAGAAGACCCACAAGGGCACCGCTAAGCGAGTTCGCGTTACCGGTTCGGGCAAGCTCGTGCGTGAGCGTTCCAACCGCCAGCACAAGTTCGAGTACAAGACCAGCAAGCGCAAGCGTCGCCTGGACGGCATCGAGGTGCTGAGCCCCGCCGATACCAAGCGCATCAAGAAGCTCCTGGCCAAGTAG
- a CDS encoding YlbE family protein — MTQPANLLATPPAVITAGIDLLAQSLTQQAVEVVPVDFKPTAQPSEEVASALNAVLADPRLAEANAEAVRRMMAVRASIVDVVPAGEELGMKPGDFFHAGPPLTWDRASGPMKGALIGAMLFEGLADSAEDAEAKLAAGEGITLSPCHEHLAVGPMAGVVSPKMWMFKLRDEATGNTAYCSLNEGLGKVLRYGAYNSEVIERLEWMSSVLGPLLQMAVRGTGPIDATAIVGQMVQMGDEGHNRNRAGTLMFLREILPSLVSGGADPADVGEVCRFVGANDHFFLNVVMPVGKLMGMAASGVPGSSIVTVMCRNGTDFGIRVSGTGDRWFTGPAQVPVGLFLAGYDEDDANPDIGDSAITETMGVGGMVMATAPAIVRLVGGAVPDALATTTRMYEITEGENPNFAVPILEFRGAPTGIDVTKVLRTGVLPQINTGMAGAVAGTGQVGAGLVNPPMECFTQAIVALAEELPAS; from the coding sequence ATGACGCAGCCCGCCAACTTGCTTGCCACTCCCCCGGCGGTCATCACCGCGGGTATCGACCTGCTCGCGCAATCCCTTACGCAGCAGGCGGTTGAGGTAGTACCGGTCGACTTCAAGCCAACGGCGCAGCCATCCGAGGAGGTCGCGAGCGCGCTCAACGCCGTACTCGCCGATCCGCGTCTCGCCGAAGCCAACGCCGAGGCAGTACGCCGGATGATGGCGGTGCGTGCCTCGATCGTCGACGTGGTCCCGGCCGGTGAGGAGCTGGGCATGAAGCCCGGCGACTTCTTCCATGCCGGGCCGCCGCTGACGTGGGACCGCGCGTCCGGTCCGATGAAGGGCGCGCTCATCGGCGCAATGCTCTTCGAAGGACTCGCGGACTCGGCCGAGGACGCCGAGGCCAAGCTCGCCGCTGGAGAGGGCATCACGCTCTCGCCGTGTCACGAGCACCTCGCGGTCGGGCCGATGGCCGGCGTGGTCTCGCCGAAGATGTGGATGTTCAAGCTGCGCGATGAGGCGACCGGAAACACGGCGTACTGCTCGCTCAACGAAGGCCTAGGCAAGGTGCTGCGCTACGGCGCCTACAACTCCGAGGTGATCGAGCGCCTGGAGTGGATGTCCTCGGTGCTCGGCCCGCTGCTGCAGATGGCGGTGCGCGGCACCGGTCCGATCGACGCGACCGCGATCGTCGGGCAGATGGTGCAGATGGGCGATGAGGGGCACAACCGTAACCGCGCCGGGACGCTGATGTTCCTGCGCGAGATCCTGCCCTCGCTCGTCTCTGGTGGCGCCGACCCGGCCGATGTCGGCGAGGTATGCCGGTTCGTCGGGGCTAACGACCACTTCTTCCTGAACGTCGTGATGCCCGTCGGCAAGCTCATGGGGATGGCGGCCTCCGGCGTGCCCGGCTCGTCCATCGTGACGGTCATGTGCCGCAACGGCACCGACTTCGGGATTCGCGTCTCGGGCACGGGCGACCGCTGGTTCACCGGGCCGGCGCAGGTGCCGGTCGGGCTGTTCCTTGCCGGCTACGACGAGGACGACGCGAACCCCGACATCGGCGACTCGGCTATCACCGAGACGATGGGCGTGGGCGGCATGGTCATGGCCACGGCGCCGGCGATCGTGCGGCTGGTCGGCGGCGCCGTACCCGACGCGCTCGCCACAACTACGCGGATGTACGAGATCACCGAGGGCGAGAACCCGAACTTCGCCGTACCCATCCTGGAGTTCCGTGGCGCCCCGACCGGCATCGACGTCACCAAGGTGCTGCGGACCGGCGTACTGCCGCAGATCAACACCGGCATGGCCGGCGCGGTCGCCGGCACCGGACAGGTCGGCGCCGGGTTGGTGAACCCGCCGATGGAGTGCTTCACCCAGGCCATCGTCGCGCTGGCCGAGGAGCTGCCGGCCTCATGA
- a CDS encoding TrmH family RNA methyltransferase translates to MATPSPTQPGQPLTERSARVASSRKLLRRAARTREGAFLAEGPQAVREAVAFHGRAHPRGLRVHVDEVYADPQASDRHADIRRNAVAAGIPVHQATAKALASLSDSVTPQGIVARCAVLDVPIADVLANGPRLLAVPVDVRDPGNAGTIARCADAAGADGVVLAGESVDLYNPKTVRASVGSIFHIPAARAADPAAAVNAIRDAGLQVIATEGEADLDLDELIDRGGLTPPTAWLFGNEAHGLPDEIAELADVRVRIPIRGLAESLNLSTAAAICLFASARAHR, encoded by the coding sequence TTGGCCACGCCGTCACCCACGCAACCCGGGCAGCCGCTCACCGAGCGCAGCGCCCGGGTTGCGTCGTCTCGCAAGCTGTTGCGCCGCGCCGCCCGCACCCGCGAGGGTGCGTTCCTGGCCGAAGGGCCGCAGGCGGTCCGCGAGGCCGTCGCCTTCCACGGGCGCGCCCATCCGCGCGGCCTGCGCGTCCACGTCGATGAGGTGTACGCCGATCCGCAGGCCAGCGACCGACACGCAGACATCCGTAGGAATGCCGTAGCCGCAGGCATTCCGGTGCATCAGGCCACCGCCAAGGCGCTTGCGTCGCTGAGCGATTCGGTGACGCCGCAGGGGATCGTGGCCCGGTGCGCCGTACTCGACGTCCCGATCGCCGACGTGCTCGCGAACGGCCCGCGACTGCTTGCGGTGCCGGTCGACGTACGCGATCCCGGCAACGCGGGAACGATCGCGCGATGCGCGGACGCTGCCGGCGCAGACGGCGTCGTACTGGCCGGCGAGAGTGTCGATCTCTACAATCCGAAGACGGTGCGCGCCAGCGTCGGGAGCATCTTTCACATCCCGGCCGCGCGTGCCGCCGATCCAGCTGCGGCGGTGAACGCGATTCGCGACGCGGGGCTGCAGGTCATCGCCACCGAGGGCGAGGCCGACCTCGATCTCGACGAGCTCATCGACCGCGGGGGACTGACCCCGCCGACCGCGTGGCTGTTTGGCAACGAGGCACACGGACTGCCCGACGAGATCGCTGAGCTCGCCGACGTGCGGGTGCGCATTCCTATCCGCGGTCTCGCCGAGTCGCTCAACTTGTCAACGGCCGCGGCGATTTGTCTGTTTGCCTCGGCCCGTGCTCATCGCTAA
- a CDS encoding PH domain-containing protein, protein MNKREPDLPYDALAEPDPGELELIAKPKKLMRRAIFAATLIALTFILMGVFLQQSEAGIAFGTFDQVAIGGVGLFLAAACLLLTRPRVWANASYIRVRNVFSTKTLPWGVIRDVGVTEGSSWGLLDLQDDDQLSMLGLQVGDGQYAVAAMRRLRVLHAASSTSKGTDEQS, encoded by the coding sequence GTGAACAAGCGCGAACCCGATCTGCCGTACGACGCGCTGGCAGAGCCAGACCCCGGTGAGCTCGAGCTGATCGCCAAGCCCAAGAAGCTTATGCGGCGTGCGATCTTCGCCGCGACGCTGATCGCCCTGACCTTCATCTTGATGGGTGTCTTCCTGCAGCAGTCCGAGGCCGGTATCGCGTTTGGCACGTTCGACCAGGTCGCGATTGGCGGCGTCGGTCTGTTCCTGGCCGCTGCCTGCCTGCTGCTCACGCGGCCTCGGGTCTGGGCCAACGCCAGCTACATCCGGGTGCGCAACGTCTTTAGCACCAAGACCCTGCCGTGGGGCGTCATCCGCGACGTCGGCGTCACCGAGGGGTCGTCGTGGGGGCTGCTGGATCTGCAGGACGACGACCAGCTGTCGATGCTGGGTCTGCAGGTGGGCGATGGACAGTACGCCGTCGCCGCGATGCGCCGGCTTCGGGTGCTGCACGCCGCGTCGAGTACGTCGAAAGGCACCGATGAGCAGTCCTGA
- a CDS encoding SseB family protein: MSSPDSGRPLPHSLDAPADDGLPDPGLEQAIGEWATASGDTSGHQRAVIEAFRIARLYVPAVSPERDRIGMVALRREDGMTAIALFTSIDRLTAWKPEARPLPHLGSVVAAMAKEDGHTMCVIDIDGPITATLPIEAILAD; this comes from the coding sequence ATGAGCAGTCCTGATTCCGGCAGGCCGCTTCCGCACAGTCTCGATGCGCCCGCCGATGACGGCCTGCCCGACCCCGGCCTGGAGCAGGCGATCGGTGAATGGGCGACCGCGAGCGGAGACACCAGTGGGCACCAGCGCGCGGTGATCGAGGCGTTTCGCATTGCCCGGCTCTATGTCCCGGCCGTCTCGCCCGAACGCGACCGCATCGGCATGGTGGCGCTGCGCCGCGAAGACGGGATGACCGCGATCGCGCTGTTCACGAGCATCGACCGGCTCACCGCGTGGAAGCCGGAGGCGCGCCCGCTGCCGCATCTCGGCTCAGTCGTCGCGGCGATGGCCAAGGAAGACGGCCACACCATGTGCGTGATCGACATCGACGGTCCGATCACCGCAACGCTGCCGATCGAGGCGATCCTCGCCGACTGA
- a CDS encoding nucleoside/nucleotide kinase family protein, with protein sequence MPIYQLSDIAADANARRRPDGTLVIAIDGPSGSGKSRLARRIARAVGDDFTVLHADDLVAGWDSLLEVPHRLAGVLAELRAGRTASYDTWDWAADRVGPPAQLEPTPTIVVEGCGSGGLACAQYVDFLVWVDAPPGVRRERAIARDGDTYAAHWERWAAQERELYARDRVRERADVVIDGRRPVR encoded by the coding sequence GTGCCGATCTATCAGCTCTCCGACATTGCCGCGGACGCGAACGCCCGGCGCCGCCCCGACGGCACGCTCGTCATCGCGATCGATGGCCCGTCGGGGTCGGGCAAGAGCCGTCTCGCGCGCCGCATTGCTCGCGCCGTCGGCGACGACTTCACGGTGCTCCATGCAGACGACCTGGTCGCGGGGTGGGATTCGCTGCTCGAGGTCCCGCACCGGCTGGCCGGCGTACTCGCCGAGCTGCGCGCCGGCCGCACAGCGAGCTATGACACGTGGGACTGGGCGGCCGATCGAGTCGGGCCACCCGCGCAGCTCGAGCCGACGCCGACGATCGTGGTCGAGGGCTGCGGCAGCGGCGGACTGGCATGCGCGCAGTACGTCGACTTCCTGGTCTGGGTCGATGCTCCGCCGGGCGTTCGCCGCGAGCGCGCGATCGCCCGAGACGGTGATACCTATGCCGCGCACTGGGAGCGGTGGGCAGCTCAGGAGCGTGAGCTGTATGCCCGCGACCGGGTACGCGAGCGCGCCGACGTCGTGATCGACGGTCGTCGCCCAGTGCGCTAG
- a CDS encoding oxamate carbamoyltransferase subunit AllH family protein gives MRTPALARPTRQDPDAAAVTPIVASAAAAAAATQLIATATGPGRRVAEFAHTQLFELPTCEGTQLLALTTGSASYSANSVRLPATYFHALDGERLEVTGTRELTVGALRITITRTWRSAVPRLVRNRTQNGAAPPISTRTGDSGAILQSAIGARPPAPTTIDQLIGWGGGLTPTGDDIVCGLLAAARAYADPRLADWSAQTAARLHATTDLSAQFLRLAMAGHVTAELRELLLALDTPHLAAAVRRLLRVGHASGADLGTGVLRYLELRHLDLPLRHLDLRDLPLRHLESGSEACEGEPR, from the coding sequence ATGCGCACGCCAGCGCTCGCTCGTCCCACTCGCCAGGATCCCGACGCCGCGGCGGTCACCCCGATCGTCGCGAGCGCAGCCGCGGCCGCGGCCGCGACGCAGTTGATCGCGACAGCGACCGGGCCCGGGCGACGCGTCGCCGAGTTCGCCCACACCCAGCTCTTCGAGCTCCCCACCTGTGAGGGCACGCAGCTACTAGCGTTGACGACCGGCTCGGCGTCGTACTCGGCGAACTCGGTCCGGCTGCCGGCGACCTACTTCCACGCACTCGACGGCGAGCGCCTGGAAGTCACCGGGACGCGCGAGCTCACCGTCGGCGCGCTGCGCATCACGATCACCCGGACCTGGCGCAGCGCCGTGCCACGCCTTGTGCGAAATCGCACCCAAAACGGGGCAGCCCCTCCCATATCGACACGCACCGGCGATTCGGGTGCGATTTTGCAGAGCGCGATCGGCGCCCGCCCGCCCGCACCGACGACCATCGACCAGCTGATCGGCTGGGGCGGCGGGCTCACCCCGACCGGCGACGACATCGTGTGCGGGCTGCTCGCAGCCGCCCGGGCGTACGCCGACCCGCGGCTGGCCGACTGGAGCGCGCAGACCGCGGCCAGGCTGCACGCGACCACCGACCTGTCCGCGCAGTTCTTGCGCCTCGCCATGGCCGGGCACGTCACCGCCGAGCTGCGCGAGCTGCTGCTCGCGCTCGACACCCCGCACCTCGCCGCGGCAGTACGCCGCTTGCTGCGCGTCGGGCACGCCAGCGGAGCAGACCTCGGGACCGGCGTACTGCGCTACCTCGAACTGCGACACCTCGATCTCCCACTGCGACACCTCGACCTGCGCGACCTCCCACTGCGTCACCTCGAATCTGGCAGCGAAGCCTGCGAAGGAGAGCCTCGATGA
- a CDS encoding PucR family transcriptional regulator, with product MSIESTPRGVTVTASTVRQILTLPSFQNATLLAGASGLHRMVRSINTMEVPDVLPWTNEGELLLTTGYPMRSNPLALEDFIVELDKRGLAGLAIKLGRYIDELPEAMLRRADEIGFPVVQVDDTIAFADMLNQVLLEILGRSASAIEKAERDHEDLMQLVLHGEGIPQVIEAVQAQLSHDVDGSVVVALAERTGQFAHVAGGDLADAAAVILDDDGAFRATAFGHGVHNIGALSLAVGSVKAEGNRGYLVAIRCDRPWTSSEVITLERGATVAALVLTREAAVSAVEHKYRADLLRDVLAGRVSASTATARAANFGWDLSGPRVVVVAADPPTAGTLEGGRADQRTKAWTSRVRALDPGAATATFAAESVAVLSAPEGVVPDERVFDDLATVLAPAGKRFDGIVGVSRVASDLDALPAAYAQAWEAVRVGRMLEADRTVSRFDDLGLYRLLSWIPDSSELRSFLTDTLGELAGPEGNPEVDELRRTLTVLLETNLNVAETARQLHFHYNTLRYRVNKLEKLLGPFTSDARLRADLLVALHVWQMRVAHT from the coding sequence ATGAGCATCGAGTCCACCCCGCGAGGGGTCACCGTCACCGCGTCCACGGTCCGCCAGATCCTCACCTTGCCGTCGTTTCAGAATGCGACGCTGCTCGCCGGGGCGAGCGGACTGCACCGGATGGTCCGCTCGATCAACACGATGGAGGTGCCCGACGTCCTGCCGTGGACCAACGAGGGCGAGCTGCTGCTGACGACTGGCTACCCGATGCGCAGCAACCCGCTCGCGCTCGAGGACTTCATCGTCGAGCTCGACAAGCGCGGCCTCGCCGGGCTGGCGATCAAGCTCGGTCGCTACATCGACGAGCTGCCCGAGGCGATGCTGCGTCGGGCCGACGAGATCGGCTTCCCGGTCGTTCAGGTCGACGACACGATCGCGTTTGCCGACATGCTCAACCAGGTGCTGCTGGAGATTCTCGGCCGCTCAGCCTCGGCAATCGAGAAAGCCGAGCGCGACCACGAGGACCTCATGCAGCTGGTGCTGCACGGTGAGGGAATCCCGCAGGTCATCGAGGCGGTCCAGGCCCAGCTCTCGCACGACGTCGACGGGAGCGTGGTCGTGGCGCTCGCCGAACGCACCGGACAGTTCGCGCACGTCGCCGGCGGCGATCTCGCCGACGCGGCCGCGGTCATTCTCGACGACGACGGAGCCTTCCGGGCCACCGCGTTCGGGCACGGCGTACACAACATCGGGGCACTGTCGCTTGCCGTCGGCTCGGTCAAGGCCGAGGGCAACCGCGGCTATCTCGTGGCGATCCGCTGCGATCGTCCGTGGACGTCGTCGGAGGTAATCACCCTTGAGCGCGGCGCGACGGTGGCCGCGCTCGTGCTGACTCGTGAGGCTGCGGTCTCGGCCGTGGAACACAAGTACCGCGCCGACCTGCTGCGCGACGTACTCGCCGGTCGGGTCTCGGCGAGTACGGCGACCGCCCGCGCCGCCAACTTCGGGTGGGACCTGTCCGGCCCGCGCGTCGTCGTGGTCGCCGCCGATCCACCGACCGCGGGCACGCTTGAGGGCGGACGGGCCGACCAGCGCACCAAGGCCTGGACCAGCAGGGTTCGTGCGCTTGATCCCGGTGCCGCGACGGCCACGTTTGCCGCCGAGTCGGTCGCGGTGCTGAGCGCCCCGGAGGGCGTCGTACCCGACGAGCGAGTTTTCGATGACCTGGCGACGGTGTTGGCGCCGGCCGGCAAGCGCTTTGACGGGATCGTCGGGGTCTCGCGGGTAGCCAGCGATCTGGACGCTCTTCCCGCGGCGTACGCCCAGGCGTGGGAGGCGGTGCGGGTCGGGCGGATGCTGGAGGCCGACCGGACGGTGAGCCGCTTCGATGACCTCGGGCTCTACCGGCTGCTGTCGTGGATTCCCGACTCCAGCGAGCTGCGTTCGTTCTTGACCGACACGCTCGGCGAGCTCGCCGGACCGGAAGGCAACCCGGAGGTCGACGAGCTGCGCCGTACCCTGACCGTGCTGCTGGAGACCAACCTGAACGTCGCGGAAACCGCACGCCAACTGCACTTTCACTACAACACGCTGCGCTACCGGGTCAACAAGCTCGAAAAGCTGCTCGGCCCGTTCACCAGCGACGCTCGGCTGCGTGCGGATCTGCTTGTGGCCCTGCACGTCTGGCAGATGCGCGTCGCCCACACCTAA
- the rplT gene encoding 50S ribosomal protein L20, protein MARVKRAVNAQKKRRSVLEQASGYRGQRSRLYRKAKEQILHSATYNYRDRKARKGDFRQLWIQRINAGARANGLTYNRFIQGLKAAGVEVDRKILADLAATDETAFAALVEVAKANLPAKDDKAA, encoded by the coding sequence ATGGCACGTGTAAAGCGGGCGGTCAACGCCCAGAAGAAGCGCCGCAGCGTCCTCGAGCAGGCCAGCGGCTACCGCGGTCAGCGCTCGCGCCTGTACCGCAAGGCCAAGGAGCAGATCCTGCACTCGGCCACCTACAACTACCGCGACCGCAAGGCGCGCAAGGGCGACTTCCGCCAGTTGTGGATCCAGCGCATCAACGCCGGCGCTCGCGCCAACGGCCTGACCTACAACCGGTTCATCCAGGGCCTGAAGGCCGCCGGTGTCGAGGTCGACCGCAAGATCCTGGCCGACCTGGCCGCCACCGACGAGACCGCGTTCGCCGCGCTCGTCGAGGTCGCCAAGGCCAACCTTCCGGCGAAGGACGACAAGGCCGCCTAG